From Anoplopoma fimbria isolate UVic2021 breed Golden Eagle Sablefish chromosome 11, Afim_UVic_2022, whole genome shotgun sequence, one genomic window encodes:
- the LOC129097959 gene encoding NACHT, LRR and PYD domains-containing protein 12-like, with the protein MLQSNLQNKFMCIPEGSSKQKDKKRLDDIYTELYIIDGNEVGDNMQHEVRHIEMTSRKPEGTERSIHHNNIFKHPSGENTPVRTVLTNGIAGIGKTFLIYKFILDWAEGRANQDLHLTFPITFRQLNLLKGRKFRLAELIHKCIRESQDIKEEALNYIFTKLQASGNTNFDKSNFKLLFVLDGLDESRFQLNFNDKEEFSIDEPLLVSDLLAYLIQGKLLPSARLWITTRPAAANQIPLDFVDIITEVRGFTDLQKEEYFRKRFKDVQMVNRVMSHIKTSRSLHIMCHIPVFCWIAATVLKQMLGVDDRKEIPQTLTEMYAKFLVFQIKQTALKYDTKENIKIIESLAKLAFHQLERGNLIFYEKDLNNSGIHLNEASVYSGVFTQIFKEDDGLNEDKMFCFVHLSIHEFLAAVFVVLSLFNHRKDVMTEPQTVLQHLQKLFRKVSETEICMKAVDKALQSPNGHLDLFLRFLLGLSLKSNQDLLKGLLKQTGRSSETNQQLVKYIKKKIRENPSPERCINLFHCLTELKDCSLVNEVQYYLRQGSLSTANLSPAQWSALVYVILSSEQDLDVFDLNQYSKSEDVLMRMLPLVKASTTARLNQCDLSHLSCEALASVISSQSSSLRELDLSNNNLQDSGVRLLSTGLGSPHCRLEILRLSSCEVTEAGCTSLSSSLSSKCSRRTELDRSYNHWRKPKWMSIVKMTAERHEPLSVIAKYSGLREGCCPNVGQYSSLRELDLSNNNLQDEGLNLLSDGLESRHCRLENLSLRWCNLSKSSCVYLASALSSQYSSLRKLDLSNNDLQNSAVNQLSLGLESPDCRLETLRLSGCLVTEEGCAYLASALSLNPSYLRELDLSYNHPGDSGLELLSAGLKNPQWRLETLRVDHCGEFRILPGCRKYACELTLDPNTSHRNFFLSQDDKQVIVRRRFSCPDHPDRFEHRHQVLCTSGLTGRCYWEVECGGPAYIGVTYRGIGRKGKNNDSLLGWNDKSWCLECNRNTAWYNGKGRVASPSSYHGPKRLAVYLDWPAGSLSFYRVSSGALIHLHTFNHTFTEPLYPAFRVIGTGSYALLLKC; encoded by the exons ATGCTCCAGTCAAACCTCCAGAACAAGTTTATGTGTATACCAGAGGGGTCTTCAAAGCAGAAGGATAAAAAACGTCTTGATGATATCTACACAGAGCTCTACATCATAGATGGGAATGAGGTTGGTGACAACATGCAGCATGAGGTCAGACACATTGAGATGACATCAAGAAAACCAGAAGGAACTGAGAGATCAATTCACcacaacaacattttcaaacacccTTCTGGAGAAAACACACCCGTAAGAACAGTCTTGACAAATGGGATTGCAGGAATCGGCAAAACATTCCTTATTTACAAGTTCATCCTGGACTGGGCTGAAGGAAGAGCCAATCAAGATTTGCATCTCACATTCCCTATCACTTTCCGCCAGCTGAATTTACTGAAGGGCAGAAAGTTTCGTTTGGCAGAGCTCATTCACAAATGTATCAGGGAAAGCCAAGATATTAAAGAGGAGGCTCTTAATTACATCTTCACCAAACTACAGGCTTCAGGAAACACCAACTTTGACAAGAGCAATTTCAAACTTCTGTTTGTGCTTGATGGGTTGGACGAAAGTCGCTTTCAGCTCAACTTCAATGACAAGGAAGAATTCTCTATTGACGAGCCATTGTTGGTGAGTGATCTTCTGGCATACCTCATCCAGGGTAAACTGCTCCCCTCTGCACGCCTTTGGATTACCACACGACCGGCAGCGGCCAATCAGATCCCTCTCGACTTTGTTGACATCATTACAGAGGTGAGAGGGTTCACTGATCTACAGAAGGAGGAGTACTTCAGGAAGAGATTTAAAGATGTGCAGATGGTCAACAGAGTCATGTCCCATATCAAGACATCAAGAAGTCTCCACATCATGTGTCACATTCCAGTTTTCTGCTGGATCGCTGCTACAGTTCTGAAGCAAATGTTAGGGGTAGACGACAGAAAAGAAATCCCTCAAACTCTGACTGAGATGTATGCAAAATTCCTCGTGTTTCAGATCAAGCAGACAGCCCTTAAGTATGACACAAAGGAGAACATCAAGATCATTGAATCACTTGCAAAGCTGGCTTTTCACCAGTTGGAGAGAGGCAATCTGATCTTCTATGAGAAAGACTTGAACAACAGTGGCATTCATCTTAATGAAGCATCGGTGTACTCAGGGGTGTTCACACAGATCTTCAAGGAAGATGATGGGCTGAACGAAGACAAGATGTTTTGCTTCGTGCATCTGAGCATTCATGAGTTTTTGGCAGCTGTTTTTGTGGTCCTGTCACTTTTTAATCACAGAAAGGACGTGATGACTGAACCACAAACAGTTCTCCAACATCTGCAGAAACTTTTCAGAAAAGTATCTGAAACTGAGATCTGTATGAAAGCTGTGGACAAGGCCTTGCAGAGTCCAAATGGACACCTCGACTTATTTCTCCGCTTCCTCCTGGGCCTTTCGTTGAAGTCAAATCAGGATCTCTTAAAGGGCCTgctcaaacaaacaggaagaagcTCAGAGACCAACCAGCAGCTGGTGAAGTACATCAAAAAGAAGATCAGGGAAAACCCCTCACCAGAGAGATGCATTAATCTCTTCCACTGTCTGACTGAACTTAAGGACTGTTCCCTGGTCAATGAGGTCCAATATTACCTGAGACAGGGAAGCCTGTCCACAGCCAATCTCTCCCCTGCTCAGTGGTCAGCCCTAGTCTATGTGATACTGTCATCAGAACAAGATCTGGATGTGTTTGACCTAAACCAATACTCCAAATCGGAGGACGTTCTTATGAGAATGCTTCCATTGGTCAAAGCCTCAACAACTGCACG ACTGAACCAATGTGACCTCTCACACCTCTCGTGTGAAGCCCTGGCTTCAGTTATCAGCTCGCAGTCCTCAAgcctgagagagctggacctgagtaacaacaacCTGCAAGATTCAGGAGTGAGGCTGCTCTCTACTGGATTGGGAAGTCCCCACTGTAGACTGGAAATTCTAAG GTTGTCAAGCTGTGAGGTCACAGAGGCAGGCTGCACTTCTTTGTCCTCATCACTGAGCTCCAAATGCTCCCGTCGGACAGAGCTGGACCGGAGCTACAATCACTGGCGAAAACCCAAATGGATGTCAATTGTGAAAATGACAGCAGAGCGACATGAACCATTATCAGTAAT AGCAAAATACTCTGGGCTAAGAGAGGGCTGCTGTCCCAATGTCGGACAATATAgcagtctgagagagctggacctgagtaacaacaacctgcaggatGAAGGACTAAATCTGCTCTCTGATGGACTGGAGAGCCGCCACTGTAGACTGGAAAATCTCAG TCTCAGATGGTGTAACCTGTCGAAGAGTAGCTGTGTATATCTGGCCTCAGCTCTCAGCTCTCAGTACTCCAGTCTGAGAAAactggacctgagtaacaatGACCTGCAGAATTCAGCAGTAAATCAGCTCTCTCTTGGACTGGAAAGTCCAGATTGTAGACTGGAAACACTTAG GTTGTCAGGCTGCCTTGtcacagaggaaggctgtgcTTATTTGGCCTCAGCTCTGAGCCTCAACCCCTCctatctgagagagctggacctgagctacaatcatccaggagactcagggctggagctgctctctgctggactaaagaatccacagtggagactggaaactctcag ggTTGATCATTGTGGAGAGTTCAGGATCTTACCCGGGTGTAGGAAAT ATGCCTGTGAACTCACACTGGACCCGAACACCTCGCACAGGAATTTCTTCCTATCTCAAGATGACAAGCAGGTCATAGTTCGAAGGCGTTTTTCCTGCCCTGATCATCCAGATAGGTTTGAACACAGGCACCAGGTCCTGTGTACAAGCGGTCTGACTGGGCGCTGCTACTGGGAGGTGGAGTGCGGAGGACCAGCTTACATAGGCGTGACGTACAGGGGAATTGGcaggaaaggaaaaaataatgacTCTCTGCTCGGTTGGAACGACAAGTCGTGGTGCCTGGAGTGCAACAGGAACACCGCTTGGTACAATGGGAAGGGCAGAGTCGCGTCTCCATCATCGTACCACGGACCCAAAAGATTGGCAGTGTATCTGGACTGGCCCGCCGGAAGTTTGTCCTTCTACAGAGTCTCCTCTGGCGCACTGAtccacctccacaccttcaaCCACACATTCACCGAACCGCTCTACCCTGCGTTTAGGGTTATCGGTACTGGTTCATATGCATTACTGCTCAAGTGTTAG